A single Lysinibacter sp. HNR DNA region contains:
- the rpmH gene encoding 50S ribosomal protein L34 — MSKRTFQPNNRRRAKVHGFRLRMRTRAGRAIISARRAKGRTKLSA; from the coding sequence ATGAGTAAGAGGACTTTTCAGCCTAATAACCGTCGTCGTGCGAAGGTACACGGTTTTCGTTTGCGTATGCGTACGCGTGCGGGGCGTGCAATTATTTCTGCACGTCGTGCGAAGGGCCGCACCAAGCTTTCTGCGTAA
- the rnpA gene encoding ribonuclease P protein component produces the protein MLSNKNRIKSAADYRQTVRRGERFRGRYCVCYAIATEVGKPARFGFIVSRSVGMAHTRNLIRRRLKAISAEILADGVSAVDVVYRAHPGAALATYSELRRDLISVVARIRLVSDSAVKAVES, from the coding sequence GTGCTCTCCAATAAAAACCGCATTAAATCGGCGGCTGACTATCGTCAAACGGTTCGTCGGGGAGAGCGGTTTCGAGGTCGTTATTGCGTATGTTATGCCATTGCTACAGAAGTGGGGAAGCCCGCTCGATTCGGCTTTATCGTATCGCGCTCGGTCGGGATGGCACACACACGTAATCTTATTCGGCGTCGACTTAAAGCCATTTCTGCTGAGATTTTGGCAGACGGAGTTTCTGCGGTGGATGTGGTCTATCGGGCACACCCGGGCGCTGCCCTGGCAACCTATTCCGAACTTCGCCGTGATCTCATTTCAGTGGTGGCGCGGATTCGTTTAGTGAGTGATTCTGCTGTTAAGGCTGTAGAATCGTGA
- the yidD gene encoding membrane protein insertion efficiency factor YidD produces the protein MRTFLINIALIPRNIVVGLLKIYRLCISPLYGDVCRYYPSCSRYSLEVFQSHGVFRGVWMTVWRLLRCNPWSSGGIDDVPEREHKHVSFTRHGFVIARSRRKAQ, from the coding sequence GTGAGGACGTTCCTGATTAATATCGCTCTTATACCGAGAAATATTGTGGTGGGGCTGCTCAAGATTTATCGTTTATGTATTTCGCCCCTGTATGGTGATGTGTGTCGATACTACCCTTCGTGTTCCCGCTATTCACTTGAGGTTTTCCAATCTCACGGTGTTTTTCGCGGGGTGTGGATGACCGTGTGGAGATTGCTACGCTGCAATCCGTGGTCTTCGGGTGGTATTGATGATGTACCGGAGCGAGAACACAAGCACGTATCCTTTACACGACACGGTTTTGTTATTGCTCGTTCCCGAAGAAAGGCACAGTAA